A stretch of Natronococcus sp. CG52 DNA encodes these proteins:
- a CDS encoding DUF420 domain-containing protein yields the protein MATANARRRLRERSIGVTIVFTIVGYALVIGTFVADIPIYPDLTNAQVNAFTHAIAAINTVTTVLLVLGWYWIRAGEIEKHRLAMTGAFATIILFLVVYLIRVGGGGTKEFVGPSLVYGLYLAMLAIHIILSIVAVPIVLYALILGLTHTPTELRDTAHARIGRIAAGSWILSLVLGIVTYLMLNHVYGYEFASMLVPLF from the coding sequence ATGGCAACGGCGAACGCGAGACGACGGCTCCGGGAACGATCGATCGGCGTGACGATCGTGTTCACGATCGTCGGCTACGCGCTGGTTATCGGGACGTTCGTCGCCGACATCCCGATCTATCCCGATCTCACGAACGCCCAGGTAAACGCGTTTACGCACGCGATCGCAGCGATCAATACGGTGACGACGGTTCTGCTGGTGCTGGGCTGGTACTGGATTCGCGCCGGAGAGATCGAAAAACACCGCCTCGCGATGACGGGTGCGTTCGCGACGATCATCCTGTTTCTCGTCGTCTACCTGATCAGGGTCGGCGGCGGCGGGACGAAGGAGTTCGTCGGTCCGTCCCTGGTGTACGGACTCTACCTCGCGATGCTGGCGATCCACATCATCCTCTCGATCGTCGCCGTCCCCATCGTGCTCTACGCGCTGATCCTCGGACTCACCCACACGCCGACGGAGCTGCGCGACACCGCCCACGCTAGAATCGGGCGCATCGCCGCAGGGTCGTGGATTCTGAGTCTCGTCCTCGGGATCGTTACCTACCTGATGCTCAACCACGTCTACGGCTACGAGTTCGCGTCGATGCTCGTTCCACTTTTCTGA
- a CDS encoding HalOD1 output domain-containing protein produces MNGGSDDADKTGWSAPSLAVVEAVADAEGVRPDHLCPPEYEPLHAVIDPEALDKLFGPKAVGTPRFGGEVSFRYCDYRVTIDRHGAVTLE; encoded by the coding sequence ATGAACGGCGGTAGCGACGATGCTGACAAAACTGGCTGGAGCGCGCCGAGTCTGGCGGTCGTCGAGGCCGTAGCCGATGCGGAAGGCGTTCGACCGGACCACCTGTGTCCGCCGGAGTACGAGCCCCTGCACGCGGTCATCGATCCCGAGGCACTCGACAAACTCTTCGGGCCGAAGGCCGTCGGTACTCCGCGATTCGGTGGAGAGGTTTCGTTTCGGTACTGTGACTATCGCGTGACGATCGATCGACACGGAGCGGTTACCCTCGAGTAG
- a CDS encoding S8 family serine peptidase → MSEDTPRLVDRRTVLSTAGAVGAASLLPFSGTSTADTSVLDDQLDASTDEVQEVIVVFDAAESVGRLADLDLREGLVEYEVLPMAYTALTGDQLSSVADWDSVRRVRKAVELGFYNDDSREATGVSAVQSDLGYDGSSVDAVVIDSGFSGPHPDFDGRLESNWQWVDTPLGERDLEWIDLGPEGDTDDLGHGTHCAGIVAGDGSASDERYRGMAPEARVSVYSTNEAVYLPFVVGAWDHVLARADDPDDEFDPDVVSNSYGVARDMRYNPNDPVNVASWEAFRRDIVPVFAAGNDGPDPDTLSRFAKAPHVIGAAATRDDEHVTDFSARGRTPEEGRETNYDRRKALNNLEKFHAAMTDDRYVVDVEEWTGELGPTGTGSDYYEWGAPNNADVLELDLSLTPDGEQITLIVRRGSKDGEETAKLGEEPVYQHTTLTTDVEGGETYWIEVEPATNVAVTYEIDLEAFEQVGEPHRYRPVGLYRPGVATPGNSVMSTVGPTDPLDALEPDEEPYYTPMTGTSMACPAAAGVCALLVDAARKNGHDWTPVKIIDTIEAEAEDVHTASTPWNAGAGFVDAAAAVRRAETGDFATHDEVDLVNSDTPEALEVTGSREDDGSAFTAGQTNRVDVTVESVSHEATVRDVVPDGWSVDEAYGDVERVEEAGDVQYVYFGTAVPDEAHTFTYFPEAPAETGTYAFGPSEANAAKTDDGWVAFGESDDNAVVGEET, encoded by the coding sequence ATGTCAGAGGATACGCCGCGACTCGTAGATCGACGCACAGTACTCTCGACCGCCGGCGCCGTCGGCGCGGCGTCGCTGCTCCCGTTCTCGGGAACGTCCACGGCCGACACGTCGGTGCTCGACGACCAACTCGACGCCTCGACAGACGAGGTCCAGGAGGTGATCGTCGTCTTCGACGCCGCCGAATCGGTCGGCCGCCTCGCGGACCTCGACCTGCGGGAGGGCCTCGTCGAGTACGAGGTGCTGCCGATGGCCTACACCGCACTAACCGGCGACCAGCTCTCGAGCGTCGCCGACTGGGACTCCGTTCGACGGGTCCGCAAGGCCGTCGAACTCGGGTTCTATAACGATGACTCCCGCGAGGCGACGGGCGTCTCCGCGGTCCAGTCCGATCTCGGCTACGACGGGTCGTCGGTCGACGCGGTCGTCATCGACTCGGGCTTCTCGGGTCCGCATCCGGACTTCGACGGGCGACTCGAGTCGAACTGGCAGTGGGTCGATACCCCGCTGGGCGAACGCGATCTGGAGTGGATCGACCTCGGCCCCGAAGGGGACACCGACGACCTCGGCCACGGCACCCACTGCGCCGGCATCGTCGCCGGCGACGGGTCGGCGAGCGACGAACGGTACCGCGGGATGGCACCCGAGGCGCGCGTTTCGGTGTACTCGACCAATGAGGCCGTCTACCTCCCGTTCGTCGTCGGTGCGTGGGATCACGTGCTCGCCCGCGCGGACGATCCCGACGACGAGTTCGACCCCGACGTGGTGTCGAACTCTTACGGCGTCGCCCGCGACATGCGGTACAATCCGAACGATCCCGTCAACGTCGCCTCCTGGGAGGCGTTCCGGCGAGATATCGTACCCGTCTTCGCGGCGGGCAACGACGGCCCCGACCCGGATACGCTCTCGCGGTTCGCGAAGGCGCCCCACGTCATCGGCGCGGCGGCCACTCGCGACGACGAGCACGTTACGGACTTCTCCGCTCGCGGACGAACGCCCGAGGAGGGCCGCGAAACCAACTACGACCGCCGGAAGGCGCTGAACAATCTCGAGAAGTTCCACGCCGCGATGACCGACGACCGGTACGTCGTCGACGTCGAGGAGTGGACGGGCGAGCTCGGTCCCACCGGCACCGGCAGCGACTATTACGAGTGGGGCGCACCGAACAACGCCGACGTCCTCGAACTCGACCTCTCGCTGACCCCCGACGGCGAGCAGATCACGCTGATCGTCCGCCGCGGCTCGAAGGATGGCGAAGAGACCGCCAAACTCGGCGAGGAACCGGTGTACCAGCACACGACCCTGACCACCGACGTCGAGGGCGGCGAAACCTACTGGATCGAGGTCGAGCCCGCGACCAACGTCGCGGTCACCTACGAGATCGACCTCGAGGCGTTCGAGCAGGTGGGCGAGCCCCACCGGTACCGTCCGGTCGGCCTCTACCGTCCCGGCGTCGCGACGCCGGGCAACTCCGTGATGAGCACCGTCGGACCGACCGACCCGCTGGACGCGCTCGAGCCCGACGAGGAACCCTACTACACGCCGATGACGGGGACGAGCATGGCCTGTCCGGCCGCGGCGGGCGTCTGCGCGCTGCTGGTCGACGCCGCGCGCAAAAACGGCCACGACTGGACGCCCGTGAAGATCATCGATACGATCGAGGCGGAGGCCGAAGACGTTCACACCGCCTCCACCCCGTGGAATGCCGGCGCCGGCTTCGTCGATGCCGCGGCGGCCGTGCGGCGAGCTGAGACCGGCGACTTCGCGACGCACGACGAAGTCGACCTGGTCAATTCCGATACGCCCGAGGCGCTCGAAGTGACGGGCTCTCGCGAGGACGACGGCTCGGCGTTCACCGCCGGCCAGACCAACCGCGTCGACGTGACAGTCGAATCGGTATCGCACGAGGCGACGGTTCGAGACGTCGTCCCCGACGGGTGGTCGGTCGACGAAGCGTACGGCGACGTCGAGCGCGTCGAGGAGGCGGGCGACGTTCAGTACGTGTACTTCGGGACCGCGGTTCCGGACGAGGCGCACACGTTCACCTACTTCCCGGAGGCGCCGGCGGAGACTGGTACGTACGCGTTCGGTCCGTCCGAGGCGAACGCAGCCAAAACCGACGACGGCTGGGTCGCGTTCGGAGAATCCGACGACAACGCCGTGGTCGGTGAGGAAACCTGA
- a CDS encoding S8 family serine peptidase codes for MTENNRSQKGRTGFSRRTFVKATGVALGAGLFGGANTAVAADDVDRRYLNWRALEARHAWDRGYRGRSDRTIALTDSGLDSRHPDLGPWNGVRAFVEDDRVKLTKPDENDLERVETGDTKSVSSTMGPGTFATGDEKYHEFTTPSDAEELDASLSWSPYVDNTNDLELRLDEYVDGQWETAARAASADMPETIRASVAPDRRYRFVIEAYINTTCEYEISGTYFAYEGERTTYDASVVFEGADGTPTADTPKTVGWYDAGSRYGFYDRPRDENGHGTHCASIMGGSGRASALDPDTVRTDEPRTALSAVTGNYLAYEVEADAGTGVFGSAFGELLEVVVEGPDGRTLERTTLDTDEGVQDNVTAVAPTERSGTYTVYVRTAEGELATSAYVDSVAVGAFRDPDATAADRTGEADGFHSGIAPNESLVCLQGLSGPTEDLGRHAEEFADLFNMRAVNMSWGYVGGLPLGAAAGTLDRIPARIKEIADAGVLTVAAAGNAATPANGNGSPAVADEAISVVATGPLDGISGYSSGGIGGIDEEDYDTYMKPDVTAPGGYITDLANAADTGVADEPEDEQPPIRGYTGKAGTSMASPYACGTAGLVAQAMEEDAPSSIALPEPAETAFDDVVRLKQVLLATATETALTAAPHHRAKTPSYDFGGRDPYEGFGRVNPGTAIDAVTRELSGTSSEAVGLNVPEDERAAAGYVQAGPGTVAASVEVSHLSGGDKGAAKGDPHVDLFVYDAENPADNGEPNVLGRTQGLDGTAEASVSFGRDSDDRTAFVVAKLVNVPGCVNGDDVQVHLDCSVDVEDGFFVDGTREDDASVFTGGQTNHVELTANPSEDAELRDVVPAEWDVLIEYSDDVERVEEGEGVQYVYFGTAAADVETSVEYFAEAPDELLMSDAYAFGPAEVNAGDGWVAISGTSGSNVVVGRST; via the coding sequence ATGACAGAGAATAATAGGAGTCAGAAGGGAAGAACCGGCTTCTCGCGTCGAACGTTCGTCAAAGCGACCGGGGTCGCCCTCGGAGCTGGCCTGTTCGGCGGAGCGAACACCGCCGTGGCAGCCGACGACGTCGACCGACGATACCTCAATTGGCGGGCGCTCGAGGCGCGCCACGCCTGGGACCGGGGGTATCGCGGCAGATCCGATCGAACGATCGCGCTGACCGATTCGGGGCTGGACTCCCGCCACCCGGATCTCGGACCGTGGAACGGAGTACGGGCGTTCGTCGAGGACGACCGGGTAAAACTCACCAAGCCCGACGAGAATGACCTCGAGCGCGTCGAAACCGGCGATACCAAGTCCGTCTCCAGCACGATGGGGCCGGGGACGTTCGCCACCGGCGATGAGAAGTACCACGAGTTCACGACGCCGAGCGACGCGGAGGAACTGGACGCCTCGCTCTCGTGGTCGCCGTACGTGGATAACACTAACGACCTCGAACTCCGACTGGACGAGTACGTCGACGGTCAGTGGGAGACCGCTGCCCGAGCAGCCTCGGCGGATATGCCCGAAACGATTCGGGCATCGGTCGCGCCCGACCGGCGGTACCGGTTCGTCATCGAGGCGTACATCAACACGACTTGCGAGTACGAAATCTCGGGGACCTACTTCGCGTACGAGGGCGAGCGGACGACCTACGACGCGAGCGTCGTCTTCGAGGGGGCCGACGGCACCCCGACGGCCGACACGCCCAAGACGGTCGGCTGGTACGACGCCGGGTCCCGCTACGGCTTCTACGACCGGCCTCGCGACGAGAACGGTCACGGGACCCACTGCGCGTCCATCATGGGCGGGAGCGGCCGGGCGAGCGCCCTCGACCCGGATACAGTCCGGACGGACGAACCTCGTACCGCGCTCTCGGCGGTGACCGGCAACTACCTCGCCTACGAGGTCGAGGCCGACGCCGGCACGGGCGTCTTCGGCTCCGCCTTCGGCGAACTCCTCGAGGTCGTCGTCGAGGGCCCCGACGGGCGCACGCTCGAGCGCACCACGCTCGACACCGACGAGGGCGTCCAGGACAACGTGACCGCGGTGGCTCCGACCGAACGATCCGGCACTTACACGGTCTACGTCCGGACGGCCGAGGGCGAACTGGCGACGTCCGCGTACGTCGACTCGGTCGCCGTCGGGGCGTTCCGCGACCCCGACGCGACCGCGGCCGACCGCACCGGCGAGGCCGACGGCTTCCACTCGGGTATCGCGCCTAACGAGAGTCTCGTCTGCCTTCAGGGACTCTCAGGGCCGACCGAGGACCTGGGCCGGCACGCCGAGGAGTTCGCCGACCTGTTCAACATGCGCGCCGTCAACATGTCGTGGGGCTACGTCGGCGGCCTCCCGCTCGGCGCGGCCGCAGGCACGCTCGATCGCATCCCCGCCCGCATCAAGGAGATCGCCGACGCGGGCGTGCTGACGGTCGCGGCGGCGGGCAACGCCGCGACGCCGGCGAACGGGAACGGCTCGCCGGCCGTGGCCGACGAAGCGATTTCGGTTGTTGCGACGGGCCCGCTCGACGGCATCTCCGGCTACTCCAGCGGCGGCATCGGCGGGATCGACGAGGAGGACTACGACACGTACATGAAGCCCGACGTCACCGCGCCGGGCGGGTACATTACGGACCTCGCGAACGCCGCGGACACGGGCGTCGCGGACGAACCCGAGGACGAGCAGCCCCCGATCCGGGGCTACACCGGCAAGGCCGGCACCTCGATGGCCTCGCCGTACGCCTGCGGCACCGCCGGCCTCGTCGCACAAGCGATGGAAGAGGACGCTCCGTCGAGCATCGCGCTCCCCGAGCCCGCAGAGACTGCGTTCGACGACGTGGTGCGCCTCAAACAGGTGTTGCTCGCCACGGCGACGGAGACGGCGCTCACCGCAGCACCGCACCACCGTGCGAAAACGCCCAGCTACGACTTCGGCGGCCGCGACCCCTACGAAGGCTTCGGCCGAGTGAACCCGGGCACGGCGATCGACGCGGTGACGCGGGAACTGTCGGGCACCTCGAGCGAGGCCGTCGGCCTGAACGTCCCCGAAGACGAGCGCGCCGCGGCGGGCTACGTGCAGGCGGGTCCGGGAACGGTCGCCGCCAGCGTCGAGGTCAGCCACCTCTCGGGCGGCGATAAGGGGGCGGCCAAAGGCGATCCTCACGTCGATCTGTTCGTCTACGACGCCGAGAACCCCGCCGACAACGGCGAACCGAACGTGCTCGGACGGACGCAGGGGCTCGACGGAACCGCCGAAGCGTCCGTCTCGTTCGGCCGTGACAGCGACGATCGGACGGCGTTTGTCGTCGCGAAGCTGGTGAACGTGCCTGGCTGCGTCAACGGTGACGACGTTCAGGTACACCTCGACTGTTCGGTCGACGTCGAGGACGGCTTCTTCGTCGACGGCACCCGCGAGGACGACGCCAGCGTCTTCACAGGTGGGCAGACCAACCACGTCGAACTGACCGCGAACCCGAGCGAGGACGCCGAGCTTCGGGACGTCGTCCCGGCCGAGTGGGACGTCTTGATCGAGTACTCCGACGACGTCGAGCGCGTCGAGGAAGGCGAGGGCGTCCAGTACGTCTACTTCGGAACGGCCGCCGCCGACGTCGAAACCTCGGTCGAGTACTTCGCGGAGGCGCCCGACGAACTGCTGATGAGCGACGCCTACGCCTTCGGCCCGGCCGAGGTGAACGCGGGCGACGGCTGGGTCGCGATTTCGGGAACCAGCGGCTCCAACGTCGTCGTCGGCCGGAGCACTTAG
- a CDS encoding HNH endonuclease — MDCPTCDKSLRTKQGMRQHHTKVHGAPLPNRTCSGCQTDFYDPKARRSFCENCNPNAGEHNGNWKDAIEVASCESCGTTFSFYPSNKQGTYCSECVTAADGLLPENPAETGERLTVACRSCGTDLEVRPARIEKRKRGVFCTLECYGEWLSENVVGLDHHQWEGGPIEYGQRWWRIRRRALERDGYECRHCGTDAEELDRNPDVHHIRPVRSFDRVEDAHTIDNVVTLCWSCHRRAEAGAISVTARHEK; from the coding sequence ATGGACTGCCCCACGTGCGACAAATCGCTCCGAACTAAGCAGGGAATGCGACAACACCACACAAAGGTTCACGGAGCGCCGCTCCCGAACCGGACCTGCAGCGGTTGCCAGACCGACTTCTACGATCCGAAGGCTCGCCGATCGTTCTGCGAGAACTGTAACCCGAACGCGGGAGAACACAACGGGAACTGGAAGGATGCGATCGAAGTCGCGTCGTGCGAATCCTGTGGAACGACCTTCTCGTTTTACCCGTCCAACAAACAGGGTACCTACTGTTCGGAGTGCGTTACGGCGGCAGACGGCTTGCTTCCGGAGAACCCCGCTGAGACGGGAGAGCGGCTCACGGTTGCGTGTCGATCGTGCGGTACCGACCTCGAGGTTCGTCCCGCTCGCATCGAGAAGCGAAAGCGCGGCGTGTTCTGCACGCTCGAGTGCTACGGCGAATGGCTCTCCGAGAACGTCGTCGGTCTGGACCACCATCAGTGGGAAGGCGGACCGATCGAATACGGTCAACGATGGTGGCGGATCCGGCGGCGAGCGCTCGAGCGAGACGGGTACGAGTGCCGGCATTGCGGAACGGACGCCGAGGAACTCGATCGGAACCCAGACGTCCACCATATTCGGCCGGTTCGGTCGTTCGATCGGGTCGAAGACGCGCACACGATTGACAACGTTGTTACGCTCTGTTGGAGCTGTCACCGGCGTGCAGAAGCGGGAGCGATATCAGTAACGGCTCGTCACGAAAAGTAA
- a CDS encoding pyridoxal phosphate-dependent aminotransferase, with the protein MTMEFTDRVTRVEPSATLAISALATELENDGVDVVDLSVGEPDFPTPENVVQAGKDAMDAGHTGYTTSAGIIELREAIADKLADDGLDHSTDEIIVTPGAKQALYEIVSSLVQDGDEVVLLDPAWVSYEAMVKMAGGDLTRVDLSDSDFQLEPALDDLEAAVSDETDLLIVNSPSNPTGAVYSDEALEGVRDLAVEHDVTVISDEIYKEITYGVEPTSLGTLEGMADRTITVNGFSKAYSMTGWRLGYFAGPEELIDQAGKLHSHSVSSAVNFVQHAGIEALENTDTAVDQMVQAFSERRDLVVDLLEDHGVDVAVPEGAFYMMLPVDDDDQEWCEGALEDAHVATVPGSAFGTPGYARISYAASEERLREGIERLADEGYL; encoded by the coding sequence ATGACGATGGAATTCACCGACCGCGTAACCCGAGTCGAACCGTCCGCAACGCTTGCCATCTCCGCGCTCGCGACCGAACTCGAGAACGACGGCGTCGACGTCGTCGACCTTTCCGTCGGCGAACCCGACTTCCCGACGCCCGAGAACGTCGTTCAGGCTGGGAAGGACGCGATGGACGCCGGCCACACCGGCTACACGACCTCCGCCGGCATCATCGAACTGCGCGAGGCGATCGCCGACAAGCTGGCCGACGACGGTCTCGATCACAGCACGGACGAGATCATCGTCACGCCCGGCGCGAAGCAAGCGCTGTACGAGATCGTCAGTTCGCTCGTCCAGGACGGCGACGAAGTGGTTCTCTTGGATCCCGCGTGGGTCTCCTACGAGGCGATGGTCAAGATGGCCGGCGGCGACCTCACGCGCGTCGATCTCTCCGACTCCGACTTCCAGCTCGAGCCCGCGCTCGACGACCTCGAGGCTGCGGTCTCCGACGAGACCGACCTGCTGATCGTCAACTCCCCGTCGAACCCGACGGGCGCCGTCTACTCCGACGAGGCGCTCGAGGGCGTCCGCGACCTCGCCGTCGAACACGACGTGACCGTCATCTCCGACGAGATCTACAAGGAGATCACGTACGGCGTCGAACCGACGAGTCTGGGCACGCTCGAGGGGATGGCCGACCGGACGATCACGGTCAACGGCTTCTCGAAGGCGTACTCGATGACCGGCTGGCGGCTGGGCTACTTCGCCGGCCCCGAGGAACTGATCGACCAGGCCGGCAAGCTCCACAGCCACTCCGTTTCGTCGGCCGTCAATTTCGTCCAGCACGCCGGCATCGAGGCGCTCGAGAACACCGACACCGCCGTCGACCAGATGGTCCAGGCGTTCAGCGAGCGCCGCGACCTGGTCGTCGACCTGCTCGAGGATCACGGGGTCGACGTCGCCGTCCCGGAGGGCGCGTTCTACATGATGCTGCCCGTCGACGACGACGATCAGGAATGGTGTGAGGGCGCGCTCGAGGACGCCCACGTTGCGACGGTTCCCGGCAGCGCGTTCGGGACGCCCGGCTACGCTCGCATCTCCTACGCGGCGAGCGAGGAGCGACTCCGCGAGGGGATCGAGCGGCTGGCCGACGAAGGCTACCTGTAG
- the ribH gene encoding 6,7-dimethyl-8-ribityllumazine synthase, protein MTALGLVVAEFNRSITEQMEDVALEAASDAGAEVYETVHVPGAYDAPLAADRLARLEDVDAVAVIGTVITGDTNHDQVITDAAAQRLSDVSLERDTPVTLGVTGPGMSAAEARERVENAATAVDGALDLVAELPDPDSQQ, encoded by the coding sequence ATGACCGCGCTCGGACTGGTGGTTGCGGAGTTCAACCGATCGATCACCGAGCAGATGGAAGACGTCGCCCTCGAGGCCGCCAGCGACGCCGGCGCCGAGGTGTACGAGACGGTCCACGTCCCCGGCGCGTACGACGCGCCGCTCGCGGCCGACCGGCTCGCTCGCCTCGAGGACGTCGACGCGGTGGCCGTCATCGGCACGGTCATCACGGGCGACACCAACCACGATCAGGTGATCACCGACGCCGCCGCACAGCGGCTCTCCGACGTCAGTCTCGAGCGTGACACTCCCGTGACGCTCGGCGTGACGGGCCCCGGCATGTCCGCCGCCGAAGCGCGCGAACGCGTCGAAAACGCGGCGACGGCCGTCGACGGCGCGCTCGATCTCGTCGCCGAACTTCCGGATCCCGATTCACAACAATGA
- a CDS encoding 5-(carboxyamino)imidazole ribonucleotide synthase: MTTLQTPGPTLGVVGGGQLGRMVAEAAAPLGVEIVVLDPTPDCPAAPVARDQIVADFDDEAGIRELAARADALTFEIELADQDVLERVSEDSGTPVHPDPSTLQTIHDKLVQKRALEDAGVPVPPFRAVEDADDVREAIDDYGAPVMLKARTGGYDGRGNVPVESVDDAEDALESVAGPAMVESFVDFEREVSVIAVKGYGETATFPIGENVHEDEILRETIVPAGSSEAVEERARGVASDVLEVMNGRGVYGIELFETPGGDVLLNEIAPRPHNSGHWTIEGAHSSQFEQHVRAVLGWPLASTELRSPTVSVNLLGDVEETQKAALRDIDRILETPAAHLHWYGKRQVRPLRKMGHVTLSARDGETTDELLEAARDLERSVTFTSE, encoded by the coding sequence ATGACGACGTTGCAGACGCCAGGACCGACGCTCGGCGTAGTCGGCGGAGGACAGCTGGGACGGATGGTCGCCGAGGCGGCGGCGCCGCTCGGTGTCGAGATAGTCGTGCTCGACCCGACGCCGGACTGCCCGGCCGCACCCGTCGCTCGCGACCAGATAGTCGCGGACTTCGACGACGAGGCCGGCATTCGAGAACTCGCCGCGCGGGCCGACGCGCTCACCTTCGAGATCGAACTGGCCGACCAGGACGTCCTCGAGCGCGTCAGTGAGGACTCGGGGACGCCGGTTCACCCCGATCCGTCGACGCTCCAGACGATCCACGACAAACTCGTCCAGAAGCGGGCGCTCGAGGACGCCGGCGTCCCGGTACCGCCGTTCCGTGCGGTCGAGGACGCCGACGACGTCCGGGAGGCGATCGACGACTACGGCGCGCCGGTGATGCTCAAGGCTCGCACCGGCGGCTACGACGGGCGCGGGAATGTCCCCGTCGAGTCGGTCGACGACGCCGAGGACGCCCTCGAGTCGGTCGCCGGCCCCGCGATGGTCGAATCGTTCGTCGACTTCGAGCGCGAGGTGTCGGTGATCGCGGTGAAGGGCTACGGCGAGACTGCCACGTTTCCGATCGGCGAGAACGTCCACGAGGACGAGATCCTGCGGGAGACGATCGTTCCCGCGGGCTCGAGCGAGGCCGTCGAAGAACGTGCACGGGGGGTCGCGAGCGACGTGCTCGAGGTGATGAACGGCCGCGGAGTCTACGGCATCGAACTCTTCGAAACGCCGGGCGGTGACGTACTGCTCAACGAGATCGCGCCGCGGCCGCACAACTCCGGCCACTGGACGATCGAGGGCGCACACAGCTCCCAGTTCGAACAGCACGTTCGAGCGGTTCTGGGGTGGCCGCTCGCCTCGACGGAACTCCGCTCGCCGACCGTGTCGGTGAACCTGCTCGGCGACGTCGAGGAGACCCAGAAGGCAGCGCTCCGGGATATCGACCGAATCCTCGAGACGCCCGCCGCCCACCTCCACTGGTACGGAAAGCGGCAGGTGCGCCCCTTGCGGAAGATGGGGCACGTCACGCTGTCGGCCCGCGACGGTGAGACGACCGACGAACTGCTCGAGGCCGCCCGCGATCTTGAGCGGTCCGTCACGTTCACGTCGGAGTGA
- the purE gene encoding 5-(carboxyamino)imidazole ribonucleotide mutase, translated as MSDSVSDLIDRLHREAEQDRPDAETPDVGIVMGSDSDLETMSTGGRRPGAYDAFVDELGFEEQTEYENPPESRFTFETYVTSAHRTPDLMTAYAETAEERGLEVIIAGAGGKSADLPNMTASIAYPLPVIGVPVQEKSVDSVIGMPTGAPLVAVDAGKSFNAALSAAQILARQHEAVRERLLEYHEGLQEEVGRVSRALHDEGTPSFSSE; from the coding sequence ATGAGTGACAGCGTGTCAGACCTGATCGACCGATTGCACCGCGAGGCCGAGCAGGACCGACCCGACGCGGAGACCCCCGACGTGGGCATCGTGATGGGCAGCGACTCGGATCTCGAGACCATGTCCACCGGCGGCCGTCGCCCCGGCGCCTACGACGCGTTCGTCGACGAACTCGGTTTCGAGGAACAGACCGAGTACGAGAATCCGCCCGAATCCCGGTTCACCTTCGAGACCTACGTCACCTCGGCCCACCGGACGCCGGACCTGATGACGGCGTACGCCGAGACGGCGGAGGAGCGCGGACTCGAGGTGATTATCGCCGGCGCCGGCGGCAAGTCCGCGGACCTGCCGAACATGACGGCCTCGATCGCCTACCCGCTCCCGGTGATCGGCGTCCCCGTCCAGGAGAAGTCCGTCGACAGCGTCATCGGGATGCCGACCGGCGCGCCGCTGGTCGCCGTCGACGCGGGCAAGTCGTTCAACGCGGCGCTCTCCGCGGCCCAGATCCTCGCCCGACAGCACGAGGCCGTCCGAGAGCGACTCCTCGAGTACCACGAGGGGCTGCAGGAGGAAGTCGGCCGGGTCTCTCGAGCGCTCCACGACGAGGGAACGCCGTCGTTCTCGAGCGAGTGA
- a CDS encoding NADH-quinone oxidoreductase subunit A — protein sequence MNDWIAIGALALVGLLIPLGMMAVSYLLRPSVPETSKRATYESGEVPTGGTRIRFNIQYYMVALLFLVFDIETVLLFPWAVVYQDALAAEEYGLIHALGPMLLFVAILLVGLAWAWRNGAVEWAQTPRQVDAGADRP from the coding sequence ATGAATGATTGGATCGCTATCGGAGCGCTCGCGCTCGTGGGATTGTTGATACCGCTCGGGATGATGGCGGTATCGTACCTCCTGCGTCCGAGCGTCCCCGAAACGAGCAAACGTGCCACCTACGAGAGTGGCGAAGTTCCGACCGGCGGAACGCGCATCCGGTTCAATATCCAGTACTACATGGTTGCGCTTCTGTTCCTCGTCTTCGACATCGAGACCGTCCTGCTGTTTCCGTGGGCGGTCGTCTACCAGGATGCGCTCGCCGCGGAGGAGTACGGCCTGATCCACGCGCTCGGGCCGATGCTGCTGTTCGTCGCAATCCTGCTGGTCGGACTCGCCTGGGCGTGGCGCAACGGTGCAGTAGAGTGGGCCCAGACGCCGCGGCAGGTCGACGCCGGAGCTGATCGACCATGA